A stretch of the Actinomyces qiguomingii genome encodes the following:
- a CDS encoding TROVE domain-containing protein, with protein MDYLKGISTRRTPQSRPAMAGQVENSAGGYAFALDDAARLRRFLILGVDGGTYYTDAQTLALDNAEVVCRMATADPQGLVDAILEVSTSGAAPKQNPALFALAYAASVPAARDAALAALPRVARTGTHLFTFATYVEQFRGWGRGLRRAVGSWYTGRDADALAYQAVKYRRRDGWSHRDLLRLAHPQATDPALRATLDWIAHGTVGEETPALIEGFTKAQEVDAARADAARTWARIVHDYRLTWEMLPDGALTRPEVWEALLDVGVPLTALMRQLPRLTRLGLLPAMGGRTDEVAGRLTDVARLRAARVHPVSVLLAQRTYASGFSRRGTASWTPTTKIADALDTAFYAAFGSVQPAGKRTMLAVDISGSMTMPISGMALTAREAAAALALVQLATEPGSAAFAFSSARPGYWQPAAMAPLDISPKRRLDDALRVVDAMPFGGTDCALPMLYATEHDAEVDTFVIYTDNETWAGDIHPFQALRRYREHSGIPARLVVAGMTSTGFSIADPDDAGMLDVVGFDTAVPSLITEFSRGLSGGL; from the coding sequence ATGGATTACTTGAAGGGAATCAGCACCAGGCGCACGCCGCAGAGCCGTCCGGCCATGGCCGGCCAGGTCGAGAACTCCGCAGGCGGCTACGCCTTCGCGCTCGACGACGCCGCCCGGCTGCGTCGCTTCCTGATCCTGGGGGTGGACGGCGGCACCTATTACACCGATGCGCAGACGCTGGCGCTGGACAATGCCGAGGTCGTATGTCGCATGGCCACCGCCGACCCGCAGGGCCTGGTGGACGCGATCCTTGAGGTTTCCACCAGCGGTGCCGCACCGAAGCAGAACCCGGCTCTTTTCGCGCTGGCATACGCCGCTTCCGTGCCCGCGGCCAGAGACGCCGCGCTCGCGGCGCTGCCGCGGGTGGCCCGTACCGGAACGCACCTGTTCACTTTTGCTACCTACGTCGAGCAGTTCCGTGGCTGGGGACGGGGACTGCGCCGCGCCGTCGGCTCCTGGTACACCGGCCGCGACGCCGACGCCCTGGCCTACCAGGCGGTCAAGTACCGCCGGCGCGACGGCTGGTCCCACCGAGACCTGCTGCGCCTGGCGCACCCGCAGGCCACGGATCCCGCGTTGCGCGCCACCCTCGACTGGATCGCCCATGGCACCGTAGGGGAGGAGACCCCCGCCCTGATCGAGGGCTTCACCAAGGCCCAGGAGGTGGATGCCGCCCGGGCCGATGCCGCCCGCACCTGGGCGCGGATCGTCCACGACTACCGGCTGACCTGGGAGATGCTGCCGGACGGGGCACTGACCCGACCCGAGGTCTGGGAGGCGCTGCTCGACGTCGGCGTACCGCTGACCGCGCTCATGCGCCAGCTGCCGCGCCTGACCCGACTGGGTCTGCTGCCCGCCATGGGCGGGCGCACCGACGAGGTCGCGGGACGACTGACCGACGTCGCCCGCCTGCGCGCCGCCCGCGTGCACCCGGTGAGTGTGCTGCTCGCACAGCGCACCTACGCCTCCGGGTTCTCCCGGCGCGGCACGGCCTCCTGGACGCCGACGACGAAGATCGCCGACGCCCTGGATACCGCCTTCTACGCGGCCTTCGGCTCCGTCCAGCCCGCGGGGAAGCGCACCATGCTGGCCGTGGACATCTCCGGCTCCATGACCATGCCCATCTCCGGCATGGCTTTAACGGCCCGCGAGGCGGCGGCTGCGCTGGCGCTGGTGCAGCTGGCCACCGAACCGGGCTCTGCCGCTTTCGCTTTCTCCAGTGCTCGCCCGGGATACTGGCAGCCGGCCGCCATGGCGCCGCTAGACATCAGCCCCAAGCGTCGTCTCGACGACGCGCTGAGGGTGGTGGATGCGATGCCCTTCGGCGGCACGGACTGCGCACTGCCCATGCTGTACGCCACCGAGCACGACGCGGAGGTGGACACCTTCGTCATCTACACCGACAACGAGACCTGGGCCGGTGACATCCACCCGTTCCAGGCGCTGCGCCGCTACCGCGAGCACAGCGGCATCCCCGCCCGCCTGGTTGTGGCGGGAATGACCTCCACGGGCTTTTCCATCGCCGACCCGGACGACGCGGGCATGCTCGACGTCGTCGGCTTCGACACCGCGGTGCCGAGCCTGATCACGGAGTTCTCGCGGGGGCTGTCAGGTGGGCTCTGA
- a CDS encoding DUF4011 domain-containing protein, translating into MKLDNHDLVLRGLFSVLPPQLERYLRSALGDRCTPGTLRTLLAGSGPVPEFPDLADLSTQIRILTARGADSRYLLPLPPGAGSKLHEVRRFRNEAVHGARFDADKTLAALVAVSELLRLIGAEAGRAQIRELISVINDGRGVHHDPLDAVDINVDTVPVIGYAHAVAGLKPEVSLRLCMPGIATDTALRFAAIDRDPRSQPGPSDQAPVWEDLDLESIEVTLTIIEDDGGNELVEPWHFVWDARRHSDLRISRRMALSRQTLAQVEQPGSAHVRVELRSAGRTVIRRIGGPSALAPRQWQLVGGNPWAAPALATFIQPDQPIVRALAAEALSRANAGRRGQEETKPDELVAAACAVLRNRRLAPPTTTAWRQHPQTILTAAALLDARSGGALDAAVLLGGVLERMGVDPILLFTPAAVMLGYARDGAAQPDQSPQALAELVRQGDIGLVDPSIAVRSPAGLLHALDADAREAVLDSLSELTLVVPVSAARFDGAAPQPLLERDEDDVVVEVTPPMVEDTGDVDLPGAGADTVGEPDAATPAQESALPVTDSSAPPQVEDWKRGLLDLSLRNPLIDRAPRSAIEIKSSSALIGELENIVNKRELVTLRPATTGRTGAHANGRPTAGGPERLLADHTVDVVMGRKEYDRRLPALAASARTTLEETGANNLYLSIGTLVWHLDGRRVRSPLILIPVKLERAGDTFGIVLDEAGTSTPNYSLLARFQSDTGMELTALREPVYDEYGVNVPATLDNLREQLRAARRRDRVEPTVHLGLFSFSTYRMWRDLSEDWPTITTNPLVARLLGKADEVDGGGAVEHCPDSLDLQGPEDLDAVAENLPLVADSDQARVVADAVAGRSLVVEGPPGTGKSQTVANLIFRALATGRTVMFVAEKLSALDVVARRLHEETGIGELLLNLHDNGMRPAQVREALRRALELRAPEREAVAAANGLRQQLQAARSELEDYRERLHAPGQDGKSYYRARQELVGSREEDGATALKARQTFAACTSRTGLDRFDAASHTELLTRYRRLQDQLRDRLTPELLDAVLARRERVLGQAGKRTEELRRELDRRKGTMNVRDLIDSYWDLITAITPCILVSPDSVARFFPAHRRYVDVVVFDEASQITVANAVGAMGRGTSVVVVGDPKQMPPPPSSGVLAATGRVAPGDGAADSILDRCLAEGVLARRLTWHYRSRAESLIAFSNRHYYDGRLLSFPSPPAITAGHHDAEGDYGISLRRVAGTYYRAGAAKHPGIRPNTNPVEARQIVDEVKKRFEASPKDMPSLGIITFNARQCELIEAELRAVGSERIIAALEDRDGLFVRNLENVQGEERDTILISVTFSANERGDLPLNFGSLGHAGGQRRLNVAITRARRQIILFSSFDPEDLHAERSTHQGLKDLREYLIRARSGVAPRALPASRSAVDFHRNEIAERLREEGLDVTVGVGHSSFEIDLVLTGPRGPRVAVLLDGPGWHRRASVTDRDLLPVQVLRTMGWERVERVWTPEWVTGEQDVIARLVQAVGGSRAAASNVPAPAGPVVQAHEPDAPDPGEPKRPVPGAPEPEAPESDESTAAGAASEAPEPGAPVAVTGALEYRTWHPAGVQPTAVLDRADDRDSPEWAQVIETARAICDVEAPLRRRRLIVKICRAYGLTRVTRSRELRVDAVLGDAFAYTDADGFVWRNQDAARLAVPYRRNALDHLDSIAEIHPRELVALMREVRADTPSWASPEELCAGALRRLSTKKRRLSARGVKDALMSALAQVESEQAEWS; encoded by the coding sequence ATGAAGCTCGACAACCACGACCTGGTCCTACGCGGACTGTTCAGCGTCCTTCCCCCTCAGCTGGAGCGCTATCTGCGATCCGCACTGGGTGATCGTTGCACACCCGGGACACTGCGCACTCTTCTTGCCGGCTCCGGCCCGGTACCCGAGTTTCCGGATCTGGCGGACCTGTCCACCCAGATCCGCATCCTCACCGCGCGGGGTGCCGACTCCCGCTACCTGTTGCCGCTTCCACCCGGTGCGGGCAGCAAGCTGCACGAGGTGCGGCGTTTCCGCAATGAAGCGGTCCACGGCGCCCGCTTCGACGCCGATAAGACTCTGGCCGCCCTCGTGGCCGTGAGCGAGCTGCTGCGGCTCATCGGCGCCGAGGCGGGGCGCGCGCAGATCCGCGAACTGATAAGCGTCATAAACGACGGCCGGGGCGTACACCATGACCCACTCGACGCCGTCGATATCAATGTAGACACCGTGCCCGTGATCGGTTATGCGCACGCCGTTGCGGGACTGAAGCCCGAGGTGTCCCTCCGCCTGTGCATGCCTGGGATTGCGACGGATACTGCGTTGCGCTTCGCCGCGATCGACCGGGACCCGCGGTCGCAGCCGGGCCCATCTGATCAGGCCCCCGTTTGGGAGGACCTGGACCTTGAGTCCATCGAGGTCACCCTCACCATCATTGAGGACGACGGCGGGAATGAACTGGTTGAGCCCTGGCATTTCGTCTGGGACGCACGCCGCCACTCGGATCTACGGATCAGCCGCCGCATGGCATTGAGCCGTCAGACGCTGGCGCAGGTGGAACAGCCGGGCAGTGCCCATGTGCGTGTAGAGCTGCGCAGTGCGGGGCGCACGGTGATTCGGCGGATTGGTGGCCCATCCGCACTGGCGCCGCGACAATGGCAACTGGTGGGCGGCAACCCTTGGGCTGCCCCGGCGCTGGCGACCTTCATACAGCCCGATCAGCCCATCGTGCGGGCTCTGGCCGCCGAGGCACTCTCGCGCGCGAATGCCGGTCGGAGGGGCCAGGAGGAGACAAAACCAGATGAATTGGTCGCGGCGGCCTGCGCCGTGCTGCGGAACCGACGGCTCGCCCCGCCCACGACAACGGCATGGCGACAACATCCGCAGACGATTCTTACCGCCGCGGCACTGCTTGACGCGCGCAGCGGCGGTGCCCTTGACGCGGCGGTCCTGCTGGGCGGCGTTCTGGAAAGAATGGGAGTCGACCCGATACTGCTGTTCACTCCCGCCGCGGTGATGCTCGGTTACGCCAGGGACGGCGCGGCGCAGCCGGACCAGTCCCCGCAGGCGCTCGCCGAGTTGGTCCGGCAGGGGGATATCGGTCTGGTAGACCCGAGCATCGCGGTGCGTTCACCCGCCGGCCTCCTGCACGCCTTGGATGCCGATGCGCGCGAGGCGGTGCTGGATTCCCTTTCTGAGCTGACCCTGGTCGTTCCGGTCAGCGCTGCGCGTTTCGACGGCGCTGCCCCACAGCCGCTGCTGGAACGTGACGAGGACGACGTCGTCGTCGAGGTGACCCCGCCCATGGTCGAGGATACCGGGGATGTGGACTTGCCCGGAGCAGGCGCAGACACCGTGGGCGAGCCGGATGCAGCAACACCGGCCCAGGAGTCGGCTCTCCCCGTGACTGATTCATCCGCGCCGCCCCAGGTGGAGGACTGGAAACGCGGTCTGCTGGACTTGTCCCTGCGTAACCCGCTCATCGATCGGGCCCCACGCAGCGCCATTGAGATCAAGTCCTCCTCGGCTCTTATCGGGGAACTGGAGAACATCGTCAACAAACGCGAACTGGTGACCCTGCGGCCCGCCACGACTGGCCGCACCGGGGCTCATGCCAATGGTCGGCCCACCGCAGGTGGGCCGGAGCGACTGCTGGCGGATCACACCGTCGACGTTGTCATGGGCAGGAAGGAGTACGACAGACGCCTGCCTGCGCTGGCGGCTTCCGCCCGCACCACCTTGGAGGAGACCGGGGCCAATAACCTCTACCTCAGCATCGGCACGCTGGTGTGGCACCTAGACGGTCGACGGGTTCGTTCTCCGCTGATCCTCATCCCTGTAAAGCTGGAACGTGCGGGTGACACCTTCGGCATCGTGCTGGACGAGGCCGGCACCTCCACCCCCAACTATTCGCTGTTGGCGCGCTTTCAGTCGGATACGGGCATGGAATTGACCGCGCTACGTGAACCCGTATACGACGAGTACGGGGTCAACGTTCCGGCGACTTTGGACAACCTGCGCGAGCAGCTGCGCGCGGCGCGTCGACGCGACCGGGTTGAACCCACCGTCCACCTCGGTCTGTTCAGTTTCTCCACCTACCGCATGTGGCGGGACCTGTCGGAGGATTGGCCTACCATCACCACCAACCCGCTGGTGGCCCGGCTACTCGGCAAAGCCGATGAGGTAGATGGGGGAGGGGCGGTGGAGCACTGCCCGGACAGCCTCGACCTCCAGGGGCCCGAGGATCTCGACGCAGTGGCCGAGAACCTGCCGTTGGTGGCCGACTCCGACCAGGCGCGTGTGGTCGCCGACGCCGTAGCCGGACGCAGCCTCGTGGTCGAAGGACCGCCCGGCACAGGAAAGTCGCAGACTGTCGCCAATCTGATCTTCCGCGCCCTGGCCACCGGGCGCACGGTCATGTTCGTGGCGGAGAAGCTCTCCGCGCTCGACGTCGTCGCCCGCCGCCTGCATGAGGAGACCGGCATCGGCGAACTCCTGCTCAACCTGCATGACAACGGCATGCGGCCGGCCCAGGTCAGGGAGGCGCTGCGTCGGGCGCTGGAACTGCGTGCGCCGGAGCGTGAGGCCGTCGCCGCGGCTAACGGCCTGCGCCAGCAGTTGCAGGCGGCGCGCTCGGAACTGGAGGACTATCGGGAGCGACTGCACGCCCCGGGACAGGACGGCAAATCCTACTACCGGGCGCGCCAGGAACTGGTCGGGTCGCGTGAAGAAGATGGCGCCACCGCCCTCAAGGCGCGGCAGACCTTCGCCGCCTGCACCTCAAGGACCGGACTCGACCGCTTCGATGCAGCCTCCCACACCGAGCTGCTCACCCGGTACCGACGATTGCAGGACCAGCTGCGCGACAGGCTCACCCCAGAGCTGCTGGACGCGGTCCTAGCCCGCCGCGAACGGGTGCTAGGGCAGGCCGGGAAGCGAACCGAAGAGTTGCGCCGTGAACTGGATCGCCGCAAGGGCACCATGAACGTGCGAGATCTGATCGACTCCTATTGGGACCTGATCACCGCGATCACCCCGTGCATCCTGGTGTCGCCGGACTCCGTGGCGCGTTTCTTCCCCGCCCACCGTCGCTACGTCGACGTGGTGGTATTCGACGAGGCCTCGCAGATCACCGTCGCCAACGCCGTCGGCGCCATGGGGAGAGGGACAAGTGTGGTGGTGGTCGGGGATCCCAAGCAGATGCCGCCCCCGCCTTCTTCCGGCGTGCTCGCCGCAACGGGAAGGGTGGCCCCTGGTGACGGCGCTGCCGACTCGATCCTGGACCGCTGCCTGGCGGAAGGGGTGCTCGCCCGTAGGCTCACTTGGCATTACCGGAGCCGAGCCGAATCCCTGATCGCTTTCTCAAACCGCCATTACTACGACGGCAGACTGCTGTCCTTCCCCAGCCCGCCGGCCATAACCGCTGGGCACCACGACGCAGAAGGCGATTATGGGATCTCGCTGCGCCGCGTCGCGGGGACGTACTACCGCGCCGGAGCGGCCAAGCACCCCGGCATCCGCCCCAACACCAATCCGGTGGAGGCGCGGCAGATCGTGGATGAGGTCAAGAAGCGCTTCGAGGCCTCACCGAAGGACATGCCGTCGCTGGGCATCATCACCTTCAACGCCCGCCAGTGCGAACTCATTGAGGCCGAGTTGCGCGCCGTCGGCTCCGAACGCATCATCGCGGCACTGGAGGACCGCGATGGCCTGTTCGTGCGCAACCTGGAGAACGTGCAGGGGGAAGAGCGCGACACAATTCTCATCTCGGTCACCTTCTCCGCCAATGAGCGCGGTGACTTGCCACTCAACTTCGGATCACTCGGGCACGCCGGCGGGCAGCGACGGCTCAACGTGGCCATTACCCGCGCCCGCAGGCAGATCATTCTCTTCTCCAGCTTCGACCCGGAGGACCTGCACGCCGAGCGCTCCACCCATCAGGGGTTGAAGGACCTGCGCGAATACCTCATACGGGCGCGCAGCGGTGTCGCACCGCGTGCTCTGCCGGCTTCACGCAGTGCCGTGGACTTTCATCGCAACGAGATCGCCGAGCGGCTGCGGGAGGAGGGGCTGGACGTGACGGTGGGTGTTGGCCACTCCTCCTTCGAGATCGACCTGGTGCTCACCGGGCCTCGAGGGCCGCGCGTGGCCGTGCTGCTGGACGGGCCCGGCTGGCACCGACGCGCCAGCGTCACAGACCGTGATCTGCTCCCGGTCCAGGTATTGCGCACCATGGGCTGGGAACGGGTTGAGCGCGTGTGGACACCCGAATGGGTGACAGGCGAACAGGACGTGATCGCCCGACTGGTCCAGGCTGTTGGCGGCAGTAGGGCGGCCGCGTCGAATGTGCCTGCGCCCGCAGGGCCGGTGGTACAGGCGCACGAACCCGATGCGCCGGACCCCGGCGAGCCCAAGAGGCCGGTGCCCGGGGCCCCGGAACCCGAAGCCCCGGAATCCGATGAGTCAACCGCTGCTGGGGCGGCATCCGAGGCTCCGGAGCCCGGAGCGCCGGTGGCAGTGACCGGAGCGCTCGAGTACCGGACCTGGCATCCGGCAGGCGTGCAGCCGACAGCCGTACTCGATCGCGCCGATGACCGGGATTCGCCTGAATGGGCTCAGGTCATTGAGACAGCGCGAGCCATCTGCGACGTCGAAGCACCGCTGCGAAGGCGCCGGCTGATTGTCAAGATATGCCGCGCCTACGGGCTTACCCGCGTGACGCGGTCCCGCGAGCTAAGGGTCGACGCGGTCCTGGGGGACGCCTTCGCCTACACCGACGCGGACGGCTTCGTGTGGCGCAACCAGGACGCCGCTCGACTGGCGGTACCCTACCGGCGCAATGCGCTCGACCACCTCGACTCCATTGCGGAGATACATCCGCGTGAGCTGGTGGCGCTTATGCGTGAGGTTAGGGCGGATACGCCCTCATGGGCCTCCCCGGAGGAACTGTGCGCCGGGGCGCTACGAAGGCTGAGCACCAAGAAGCGCCGACTTAGCGCTCGTGGCGTGAAGGACGCCCTTATGTCCGCGCTGGCGCAGGTCGAAAGTGAGCAGGCCGAGTGGTCATAG
- a CDS encoding DEAD/DEAH box helicase, which translates to MARRVTSQDWLGSVTDAEIKAVVGAAAFGRGRRYAEERRVTGVSLSGNAEILAGTVRGSYGHVYQTMIYAALTGKRVNWSGTCSCPVGGNCKHTAALVLTARRQAREAAAPPGDADWERRLTHLLRVSHNARRAVAIEFVTGGNGRRNTSAYGMSRFSSPSVAGRLRLRPLIAGKRGWIKQGISWRAIMNGDLDSEVAPDVLEALTDLAVMDPDADIYYTDAGINLESLPVRVWDVLGRAVAAGVTLTTAQHGGNPVHIRSGLRAGIGVKRRKDGTALIGPALDYSTVEGLVLGPGRSPKARALGNPTHGYALTDPDGALNLMPLDPPPDEVLGRLLSRNEKITVPAADVERFESKHLGRLAAAVPIVDLDPTLTVPDPGAPVAVLHVSVDASRHRAETSWSLRYVTASGASRGELAVGSITEVLSGSGPLGWDWPDGAASAGVNDGGADGPAPSGSRSRRAPAVRDVKAEDDLARRVVEACLTLAPTHGPLWLPGSFTGMGTARLMAQALPSLEAVAGVVVEVTGQVPDYRQAEETALITTDVADDGERPDWFSLQVRVQVGDEDVPIERLMTAVATGADAVLLDSGRWIDLADRPEIVRLARLMEEGRDLRDPQSRNAGDLSVTAFQAGLYAELERLGVIGEATRRWREGVERLLTVAAAADAAEADGGSGDDPAHAVDAPVPAGLHARLRPYQLDGYRWLALLQSTGLGGILADDMGLGKTVQVLAVVQRMREQAAADATSDRTVDDSVSRQTAAHPDCPVLVVAPTSVVGSWAEQAARFCPDLRLRTITRTRAKRGEDLETIRADADLVVTSYTIARIEEEDFTGVDWAWVVLDEAQFVKNHNAATYKTMRRLRTPSTVAITGTPLENSLMDLWSLLSITAPGLLPGPERFGELYRRPVDRGDEAALAALRARIRPFMLRRAKEEVATELPAKNEQILSVELAPAHRRAYDRRLARERQKVLGLLEEDTAQSRFTALKSLMILRQMALDPDLVEGDDVAGNSKTGRRRKPTAKVEVLLETLQPVVAEGHRALIFSQFTRYLTGVREALEAAGIRTAYLDGATANRQQVIDAFRDGEAEVFLISLKAGGFGLTLTEADYVFLLDPWWNPQAEEQAVDRTHRIGQDKSVMVYRLVSVGTIEEKVMALKEKKAELFDRVVEGARDDAVSGEPGERPGAAPASRARLTAQEIRELLGGE; encoded by the coding sequence GTGGCTCGTAGGGTAACCAGCCAGGACTGGCTCGGTAGTGTGACCGACGCCGAGATCAAGGCCGTGGTCGGCGCGGCGGCCTTTGGCCGTGGGCGCCGTTACGCGGAGGAGCGCCGTGTCACCGGGGTGTCGTTGTCGGGCAATGCCGAGATTCTGGCTGGCACGGTGCGCGGCTCGTATGGCCACGTCTACCAGACCATGATCTACGCGGCGCTCACGGGCAAGCGCGTGAACTGGTCTGGCACCTGCTCCTGCCCGGTGGGCGGCAACTGCAAGCACACGGCGGCGCTGGTACTGACCGCCCGCCGCCAGGCGCGGGAGGCTGCGGCCCCTCCCGGGGACGCGGACTGGGAACGCCGTCTGACCCACCTGCTGCGTGTGTCACATAATGCGCGGCGGGCGGTTGCCATTGAGTTCGTCACCGGCGGGAACGGACGTCGAAACACCAGCGCCTACGGTATGAGTCGTTTCAGCAGCCCCTCCGTCGCGGGCCGTCTGCGCCTGCGCCCGCTGATAGCCGGGAAACGCGGATGGATCAAACAGGGCATCTCTTGGCGCGCCATCATGAACGGTGACTTGGACAGCGAGGTGGCTCCAGATGTGCTGGAGGCCTTGACGGACCTGGCTGTCATGGACCCCGACGCCGACATCTACTACACAGACGCCGGCATCAACTTGGAGTCGCTGCCGGTACGCGTCTGGGACGTGCTGGGCCGAGCCGTCGCCGCTGGGGTGACGCTGACGACGGCGCAGCACGGCGGTAACCCGGTGCACATCAGGTCCGGGCTGCGGGCCGGCATCGGCGTAAAACGTCGCAAGGACGGCACTGCCCTGATCGGTCCCGCATTGGATTACAGCACGGTCGAAGGTCTCGTACTCGGTCCAGGGCGCAGCCCCAAGGCCCGTGCCCTGGGCAACCCGACTCACGGCTACGCGCTAACGGACCCCGACGGCGCCCTGAACCTCATGCCCCTGGACCCTCCGCCGGACGAAGTGTTGGGCAGACTGCTGTCGCGAAACGAGAAGATCACCGTGCCAGCGGCGGACGTGGAGCGCTTCGAGTCCAAGCACTTGGGGCGGCTGGCCGCCGCCGTGCCCATCGTTGACCTCGACCCCACCCTGACGGTGCCCGACCCGGGGGCACCTGTAGCCGTGCTGCACGTGAGCGTTGACGCCTCCCGGCACCGCGCCGAAACCTCCTGGTCCCTCCGTTACGTGACCGCATCCGGCGCCAGCCGCGGCGAGCTCGCCGTCGGCAGCATTACGGAGGTCCTCAGCGGCTCCGGACCGCTGGGCTGGGACTGGCCGGACGGTGCCGCCTCAGCCGGGGTGAATGACGGTGGTGCGGACGGGCCGGCACCCTCGGGCAGTCGCTCCCGGCGGGCGCCCGCGGTACGTGACGTCAAGGCAGAGGATGACCTCGCCCGTCGTGTCGTCGAAGCTTGCCTGACGCTGGCGCCCACCCACGGTCCCCTGTGGCTGCCGGGCAGTTTCACCGGTATGGGCACCGCCCGGCTCATGGCTCAGGCCCTGCCCTCCCTGGAGGCGGTTGCAGGCGTCGTCGTCGAGGTAACCGGGCAGGTGCCCGACTACCGGCAGGCGGAGGAGACTGCGCTGATCACCACCGACGTTGCCGACGACGGCGAGCGGCCGGACTGGTTCTCCCTGCAGGTGCGTGTGCAGGTCGGGGATGAGGACGTGCCCATCGAACGGCTGATGACCGCCGTCGCCACCGGTGCGGACGCGGTGCTGCTGGACTCGGGACGCTGGATCGACCTTGCCGACCGGCCCGAGATCGTGCGTCTGGCACGGCTCATGGAAGAGGGCCGTGATCTGCGTGACCCGCAGTCCCGCAATGCCGGTGACCTGTCGGTCACGGCCTTCCAGGCGGGTCTGTACGCCGAGCTGGAACGACTCGGGGTGATCGGGGAGGCCACCCGTCGCTGGCGTGAGGGAGTGGAACGGCTCTTGACGGTTGCCGCCGCGGCCGATGCCGCCGAGGCTGACGGCGGCAGTGGGGATGACCCCGCACATGCAGTGGATGCACCGGTTCCCGCGGGACTGCATGCGCGGCTGCGCCCCTACCAGCTTGACGGATACCGCTGGCTCGCCCTGTTACAGTCCACCGGGCTCGGCGGCATCCTCGCCGACGACATGGGCCTGGGAAAAACCGTTCAGGTGCTTGCCGTAGTCCAACGCATGCGGGAGCAGGCGGCAGCGGACGCGACTTCGGACAGGACTGTGGATGACTCAGTCTCCCGGCAGACCGCGGCCCACCCGGACTGCCCGGTGTTAGTGGTGGCACCCACCAGCGTCGTCGGCTCCTGGGCGGAGCAGGCCGCACGCTTCTGTCCCGATCTGAGGCTGCGCACGATAACCCGCACCCGCGCCAAACGGGGAGAGGACCTGGAGACGATCCGCGCCGATGCGGACCTGGTGGTTACCAGCTACACCATCGCGCGGATCGAGGAGGAGGACTTCACGGGGGTCGACTGGGCCTGGGTGGTGCTGGATGAGGCCCAGTTCGTGAAGAACCACAACGCCGCAACCTATAAGACCATGCGGCGCCTGCGCACGCCGTCGACGGTGGCGATCACCGGCACGCCCCTGGAGAACTCGCTAATGGACCTGTGGAGTCTGCTGTCCATCACCGCCCCCGGGCTGCTACCCGGACCGGAGCGCTTCGGCGAGCTCTACCGGCGTCCCGTGGACCGCGGGGACGAGGCCGCCCTGGCGGCGTTGCGCGCCCGCATCCGCCCCTTCATGCTGCGCCGCGCCAAGGAGGAAGTCGCCACCGAGCTGCCGGCCAAGAACGAGCAGATACTGTCGGTGGAACTGGCTCCGGCGCACCGGCGCGCCTACGACCGGCGCCTGGCTCGCGAACGGCAGAAGGTACTGGGTCTGCTGGAGGAGGACACCGCCCAGTCACGGTTCACGGCCTTGAAGTCCCTGATGATTCTGCGGCAGATGGCCTTGGACCCTGACCTGGTGGAGGGAGACGACGTCGCCGGGAACTCGAAGACCGGTCGGCGCCGCAAGCCCACGGCCAAGGTCGAGGTGCTGCTGGAGACGCTGCAGCCGGTGGTGGCCGAGGGGCACCGGGCCCTGATTTTCAGCCAGTTCACCCGCTACCTGACTGGCGTGCGTGAGGCGCTGGAGGCCGCTGGCATTCGCACCGCCTACTTGGACGGCGCTACTGCCAACCGGCAACAGGTGATCGACGCCTTCCGGGACGGTGAGGCCGAAGTGTTCCTCATCTCGCTCAAGGCCGGTGGCTTCGGCCTGACGCTGACGGAGGCCGACTATGTGTTCCTGCTGGATCCGTGGTGGAACCCGCAGGCCGAGGAACAGGCGGTGGATCGCACCCACCGCATCGGCCAGGACAAGTCCGTCATGGTCTACCGGCTCGTGTCCGTCGGGACCATTGAGGAGAAGGTTATGGCCCTGAAGGAGAAGAAGGCCGAACTGTTCGACCGGGTGGTCGAGGGCGCGCGGGATGACGCTGTGTCGGGTGAACCGGGTGAGCGCCCCGGTGCAGCACCGGCCAGCCGTGCTCGGCTGACCGCCCAGGAGATCCGCGAGCTTCTGGGCGGCGAGTAG
- a CDS encoding IS3 family transposase: MGQGFQVRLPHDWRSRPESATAIRRRELAGHIKKIFEESDGTYGYRRIAATLDWQGIPADPDTVLSIMRELGLKAARTRRKVRTTVPAQDLD, encoded by the coding sequence GTGGGCCAAGGTTTCCAAGTCCGGCTACCACACGACTGGCGCAGCAGACCCGAGTCCGCCACAGCCATCAGGCGCCGGGAGCTGGCCGGGCACATCAAGAAGATCTTCGAAGAGTCCGACGGCACCTACGGGTACAGGCGCATCGCCGCCACACTGGACTGGCAGGGCATCCCCGCCGACCCCGACACGGTATTGTCCATCATGCGTGAGCTGGGCCTGAAAGCAGCACGGACACGCCGAAAGGTGCGCACCACCGTGCCGGCCCAGGACCTGGACTAG
- a CDS encoding transposase translates to MAREVVEGDRSIASVAASYGLVAQRVGNWVAKYRKQHADAQEQKNESEAQELARLKAELHEARMEQ, encoded by the coding sequence GTGGCCCGTGAGGTGGTGGAAGGGGACCGGTCGATCGCGTCGGTCGCGGCCTCCTATGGTCTGGTGGCCCAGAGGGTGGGCAACTGGGTCGCTAAATACCGCAAGCAACACGCCGACGCCCAGGAGCAGAAAAACGAGTCCGAGGCGCAGGAACTGGCCCGGCTGAAGGCCGAGCTGCACGAGGCGCGGATGGAGCAGTGA